The following coding sequences lie in one candidate division KSB1 bacterium genomic window:
- a CDS encoding CHRD domain-containing protein, with protein MRKMIMSFGCLLLTILLTNNAFTQIPLSGDNEVPAVTTSATGKISVAVDSNKVTVTGSFSGLSGKYTASHIHGEASDEK; from the coding sequence ATGCGTAAAATGATAATGAGTTTTGGATGCCTTTTACTAACTATACTTCTTACAAACAATGCCTTTACACAAATTCCCTTGTCGGGAGATAACGAGGTTCCGGCTGTTACAACTTCAGCGACAGGCAAGATATCGGTTGCCGTTGACAGCAATAAAGTGACTGTTACCGGATCCTTTAGTGGTCTATCCGGGAAATATACTGCTTCCCACATTCACGGAGAGGCCAGTGATGAAAAATAA
- a CDS encoding sigma-70 family RNA polymerase sigma factor, with translation MNNLSDAELIERFRKGQIQAFNLLAWRWQKPILNFLYRFLGNVQDSEDACQKTFIKVYQKLMGLQDLNKFRVWLYQVAANQARDQLRHRKRHSFFSIDSNPNMDDEIVPELPDPESNNLEGNAHGKQLRQIFEEAMQTIPKEQRAVIVMKVYQDLKFIEISEVLKLPLNTVKSRMYYGLKALKETLKKQNLSEEALSYEM, from the coding sequence ATGAACAATTTGAGTGATGCCGAATTAATCGAACGGTTCAGGAAAGGACAAATTCAGGCATTTAACTTGCTGGCATGGCGTTGGCAAAAGCCGATTTTAAATTTTCTATATCGATTTCTCGGAAATGTACAGGACTCAGAGGATGCTTGTCAAAAAACTTTTATTAAGGTATATCAAAAATTGATGGGTTTGCAGGATTTAAATAAATTTAGGGTTTGGCTTTATCAAGTAGCCGCGAATCAAGCGAGGGATCAATTGCGGCACAGGAAGCGGCATTCATTTTTTTCGATTGATTCAAACCCTAATATGGATGACGAAATAGTGCCTGAACTCCCTGACCCGGAATCAAATAATTTGGAAGGCAACGCACACGGGAAACAGTTACGGCAAATATTTGAAGAAGCCATGCAAACCATACCGAAAGAACAGCGAGCCGTCATCGTTATGAAAGTATACCAGGATTTAAAATTTATTGAAATTTCAGAAGTCTTAAAATTGCCATTGAATACGGTGAAATCCCGCATGTATTATGGCTTAAAAGCTTTGAAAGAAACTCTCAAAAAACAGAACCTCAGTGAGGAGGCGTTGAGTTATGAAATGTGA
- a CDS encoding zf-HC2 domain-containing protein: protein MKCDLVKDQLMDYVFSELDDPSRGKIDEHLKKCENCSNEVVEFNQTVTVMKKWPQVEPIQKMIFTVQKLNFLDRVKTFWSESMETSRIWRWGFRLSVTAFVLALLFIRADFTYGDGQFSITFGGKENTTRISNSQELVAALKKAQQENLYLTSQLIQDSEIRQRNLYISKMNELSKMMDRQRLTDLRFVGESLNRIDRRNTYQFDRTNSILQGLVLTTGSNNFDNRNK from the coding sequence ATGAAATGTGATTTGGTAAAAGACCAACTAATGGATTATGTTTTCTCGGAGTTAGATGATCCATCCCGGGGGAAAATAGATGAACATCTAAAGAAATGTGAGAATTGTTCGAATGAAGTTGTAGAATTCAACCAAACAGTAACAGTGATGAAAAAATGGCCCCAGGTTGAGCCGATACAAAAAATGATCTTCACGGTTCAGAAGCTCAATTTTCTTGATCGGGTAAAAACATTTTGGTCGGAATCGATGGAAACATCCCGAATTTGGCGCTGGGGTTTTCGTTTGTCCGTAACCGCTTTCGTCCTGGCTCTGTTATTCATTCGAGCGGATTTTACATATGGCGATGGCCAGTTTTCCATAACTTTTGGCGGCAAAGAAAACACAACCCGGATTTCAAATTCACAAGAATTGGTGGCGGCTTTGAAAAAGGCACAACAAGAAAATTTATATTTAACCAGCCAATTGATTCAAGATAGCGAAATCCGACAAAGAAACTTATACATTTCCAAAATGAATGAGTTATCCAAAATGATGGATCGACAACGGCTGACAGATTTGCGATTTGTAGGTGAAAGCCTGAACCGCATAGATCGAAGAAATACATATCAATTTGACCGGACTAATTCGATCTTGCAGGGACTCGTTCTAACGACAGGCTCAAACAATTTTGATAACAGAAATAAGTAA
- a CDS encoding protein kinase: MLLTLISQTIPPSRRDKILEKLGEGGMGEVYLAEDTELDRKVALKFLPLFYSKDPEVNARFKREAKATAALNHPNIITIHEIGEFEDRAYIAMDYVCRWEIVEG; the protein is encoded by the coding sequence ATGCTTCTAACTTTGATCAGCCAAACAATCCCGCCCAGCAGGCGGGACAAAATTCTCGAAAAGCTTGGAGAGGGCGGGATGGGTGAAGTCTACCTTGCCGAAGACACCGAGCTGGATCGCAAAGTTGCCCTCAAATTTTTGCCACTTTTCTATTCCAAAGACCCCGAAGTAAATGCCCGCTTCAAACGGGAAGCCAAAGCGACTGCCGCTCTGAATCACCCTAACATCATTACCATCCATGAAATTGGCGAGTTTGAAGATAGAGCCTATATCGCCATGGACTATGTATGTAGATGGGAAATCGTTGAAGGATAA